One genomic window of Polyangium aurulentum includes the following:
- a CDS encoding sensor histidine kinase, with product MLLASPPAPPSTLVSRLLRALRRGWLVVAVALAVLMITALALLDENREFEAALEALARQQQLLALVLSDELSARLAAVRRDALLVADDVSAGHEPAAGLRRAYPSIEVRPASESAPSLQAPRSLSVRVPSSEGRTVSLTVPVAWVMGTSTRIERPDELIVLVRPPGDALWQAADGKQLESAPLALAVAQGRETARLEREDATALGLPPRRAVAGVESTDAGPLGVWTTAVVVSASQERDRWDRARGRILLGVLLPSALIVAFGVTALRRQRRELELQKQLALAAQVRESDERLSRAIRAATTGTLAMGIAHEISTPLGVILGRAEQLEGRLSGDEKSARALRVISDQAGRISGVVRGFLDLARGASPSLRPVDPRDVAQGALHLVEHRFRAARVVLVSDIDEDLPTLAGDLRLLEHAIVNLLLNACEASAEGAGVELSVRAAGGGVDFLVEDRGVGIRPEDAARATEPFFTTKPAGSGLGLAITHEIVSIHRGKLSLAPREGGGTSARLHLPAATNEPPDA from the coding sequence ATGCTGCTCGCCTCTCCCCCCGCTCCTCCCTCGACCCTCGTCTCCCGGCTGTTGCGCGCGCTCCGGCGCGGATGGCTGGTCGTGGCGGTGGCGCTGGCCGTCCTGATGATCACGGCCCTCGCCCTGCTCGACGAGAACCGCGAGTTCGAGGCCGCCCTCGAGGCCCTGGCGCGGCAGCAGCAGCTCCTCGCGCTCGTGCTCTCGGACGAGCTTTCGGCGCGGCTCGCGGCCGTTCGGCGCGACGCGCTGCTCGTGGCGGACGACGTCTCGGCGGGGCACGAGCCGGCGGCGGGGCTGCGCCGCGCGTACCCGAGCATCGAGGTCCGCCCCGCGTCCGAGAGCGCCCCGAGCCTGCAAGCGCCGCGATCCTTGTCGGTCCGCGTGCCTTCGAGCGAGGGGCGCACCGTCTCGCTGACCGTGCCGGTGGCGTGGGTCATGGGCACCTCGACCCGCATCGAGCGCCCCGACGAGCTGATCGTCCTCGTGCGGCCCCCCGGGGACGCGCTCTGGCAGGCCGCGGACGGCAAGCAGCTCGAGAGCGCGCCCCTCGCGCTCGCGGTGGCCCAGGGGCGCGAGACGGCGCGGCTCGAGCGCGAGGACGCGACGGCGCTGGGACTGCCGCCGCGCAGGGCCGTCGCCGGGGTCGAGTCCACCGACGCCGGGCCGCTCGGCGTGTGGACGACCGCGGTCGTGGTGAGCGCGTCGCAGGAGCGAGATCGATGGGACCGGGCGCGGGGCCGGATCTTGCTCGGCGTGCTCCTGCCCTCCGCGCTCATCGTCGCGTTCGGCGTGACCGCGCTGCGCAGGCAGCGGCGGGAGCTGGAGCTTCAGAAGCAGCTCGCCCTGGCCGCGCAGGTCCGCGAGAGCGACGAGCGGCTCTCGCGGGCCATCCGCGCGGCCACGACGGGCACGCTCGCCATGGGCATCGCGCACGAGATCTCGACGCCCCTCGGCGTCATCCTGGGGCGGGCCGAGCAGCTCGAGGGCCGGCTCTCCGGCGACGAGAAGTCGGCGCGGGCGCTGCGGGTCATCAGCGACCAGGCCGGCCGCATCAGCGGGGTGGTCCGGGGTTTTCTCGATCTCGCCCGCGGCGCCTCCCCGTCCTTGCGGCCCGTCGATCCCCGCGACGTCGCGCAGGGCGCGCTTCACCTGGTCGAGCACCGCTTCCGCGCCGCCCGCGTCGTGCTCGTCTCCGACATCGACGAGGATCTCCCCACGCTCGCCGGAGACCTGCGGCTGCTCGAGCACGCCATCGTGAACCTGCTGTTGAACGCGTGCGAGGCGAGCGCCGAGGGCGCGGGGGTCGAGCTGTCCGTGCGCGCCGCGGGCGGGGGGGTCGACTTTCTGGTCGAGGATCGCGGGGTCGGCATCCGGCCCGAGGACGCCGCGCGCGCGACCGAGCCGTTCTTCACGACCAAGCCCGCGGGCTCGGGGCTCGGCCTCGCGATCACGCACGAGATCGTCTCCATCCACCGCGGCAAGCTCTCGCTCGCGCCGCGCGAGGGCGGAGGCACGAGCGCCCGACTGCACCTGCCCGCCGCAACGAACGAGCCCCCCGATGCCTGA
- a CDS encoding sigma-54-dependent transcriptional regulator produces MPDKPRVPHIVIVDDKLEMAEMLADGLGDQGFNAIAVASGKAALARIEADPVDALVTDLRMPGMDGIELLTAARRAVPDLPVIVMTAYGAMETAIESIRRGAYHYLTKPFKLEELVVYLGRALDEGRVRNEARTLRRSLRDEAANAGIVARSAAMRGVLDVLARVAPSDVPVLLTGPTGAGKGLLARYLHAESGRARGPFVTVNCAALPEPLLESELFGHAKGAFTGATTRRAGLFAEAEGGTIFLDEIGEMAPALQAKLLDVLERRVVRPVGSAKEAAIDVRIVTATHRDLRRRVTEGLFREDLLYRLDVVPVQVPPLRERREDIPGLVDRFLAEARGRHPTSRVERLSRECVLEMLEYPWPGNVRELAHAVERLVLLGRSEEAQLADAALPRVTPAGGPGPAFTGPVLTMREMQQRYARWALGELGGNKTRAAERLGIDVKTLSKYLGGDPGD; encoded by the coding sequence ATGCCTGACAAGCCGCGCGTCCCCCACATCGTCATCGTCGACGACAAGCTCGAGATGGCCGAGATGCTCGCCGATGGCCTCGGCGATCAAGGCTTCAACGCGATCGCGGTCGCCTCGGGCAAGGCGGCGCTCGCGCGCATCGAGGCCGATCCGGTGGATGCGCTGGTCACCGACCTGCGCATGCCGGGCATGGACGGCATCGAGCTTCTCACGGCCGCGCGGCGCGCCGTCCCCGACCTGCCCGTGATCGTGATGACGGCCTACGGCGCGATGGAGACCGCGATCGAGTCGATCCGCCGGGGCGCCTATCACTACCTCACAAAACCCTTCAAGCTCGAGGAGCTGGTGGTGTACCTGGGCCGCGCGCTCGACGAGGGTCGCGTGCGCAACGAGGCCCGAACGCTGCGCCGTTCGCTGCGGGACGAGGCCGCGAACGCCGGGATCGTGGCCCGCAGCGCCGCCATGCGCGGGGTGCTCGACGTGCTCGCCCGGGTCGCGCCGAGCGACGTGCCCGTGCTCCTGACGGGCCCGACCGGCGCGGGCAAGGGCCTCCTCGCGCGCTACCTGCACGCCGAGAGCGGGCGCGCGCGCGGGCCCTTCGTGACCGTCAACTGCGCTGCGCTGCCCGAGCCGCTGCTCGAGAGCGAGCTGTTCGGCCACGCGAAGGGCGCGTTCACGGGCGCCACCACGCGCCGCGCGGGCCTGTTCGCCGAGGCCGAGGGGGGCACGATCTTCCTCGACGAGATCGGCGAGATGGCCCCTGCGCTCCAGGCGAAGCTGCTCGACGTGCTCGAGCGGCGGGTGGTGCGCCCCGTGGGCTCGGCGAAGGAGGCGGCCATCGACGTGCGCATCGTGACGGCCACGCACCGCGATCTGCGCCGCCGCGTGACCGAGGGCCTGTTCCGGGAGGACCTGCTCTACCGGCTCGACGTGGTCCCGGTGCAGGTGCCGCCCTTGCGCGAGCGCCGCGAGGACATCCCGGGCCTCGTGGATCGCTTCCTCGCCGAGGCGCGCGGCCGCCACCCGACCTCGCGCGTCGAGCGCCTGTCCCGCGAGTGCGTGCTGGAGATGTTGGAGTATCCCTGGCCTGGCAACGTGCGGGAGCTGGCCCACGCGGTGGAGCGCCTGGTGCTGCTCGGGCGCTCCGAGGAGGCGCAGCTCGCCGACGCCGCCCTGCCCCGCGTGACCCCCGCCGGCGGGCCCGGGCCGGCGTTCACGGGCCCGGTGCTCACCATGCGCGAGATGCAGCAGCGCTATGCCCGCTGGGCGCTCGGCGAGCTCGGGGGGAACAAGACGCGGGCGGCAGAGCGGCTCGGGATCGACGTGAAGACGCTCTCGAAGTACCTCGGGGGCGATCCGGGGGACTGA